The following are from one region of the Primulina eburnea isolate SZY01 chromosome 17, ASM2296580v1, whole genome shotgun sequence genome:
- the LOC140818418 gene encoding cis-prenyltransferase 4, chloroplastic-like isoform X2 has product MAASSFQIHLSPLKHQRFLHAPELSPNTRRPSFSFIPKAFTETEPPGNGVSINGLLPVHYAEEDPSSLPSGLREESMPRHVAVIMDGNRRWARMRGLPAGSGYEAGARALRRVVDLCCKWGIRVLTVFAFSSDNWMETDFLMGLFDRGLRNELQHLIRGKVHISVIGDCTKLSKPLQVLLSEAAETTKNNSQLHLILAVNYSGQNDLVQACQNIAQKVKDSLIEPEDINKFLLERELETNCTEFPNPDLLIRTSGELRISNFLLWQLAYTELYFTNSLWPDFGEDEFVKALLSFQQRQRRYGGRSS; this is encoded by the exons ATGGCAGCGAGCTCTTTCCAAATCCATCTTTCACCCCTCAAACATCAGCGCTTCCTTCACGCGCCTGAACTCTCTCCGAACACGCGCCGTCCTTCGTTTTCCTTCATTCCTAAAGCTTTCACGGAGACTGAACCTCCGGGAAACGGCGTATCAATCAATGGCTTGCTGCCTGTTCATTATGCTGAGGAAGACCCGAGTTCGCTTCCTTCAGGGCTCCGGGAGGAGTCGATGCCAAGACATGTGGCGGTGATTATGGACGGGAACCGGAGGTGGGCCCGGATGAGGGGTTTGCCAGCTGGGTCGGGTTACGAGGCCGGGGCTCGGGCTCTAAGGAGAGTCGTGGACTTGTGCTGCAAGTGGGGGATCAGGGTTCTAACGGTCTTTGCTTTCTCATCCGACAATTGG ATGGAAACAGATTTCTTGATGGGATTGTTCGACAGAGGATTGAGAAATGAACTCCAACATTTGATAAG AGGGAAGGTTCACATTTCTGTTATTGGAGACTGCACCAAACTTTCGAAACCACTTCAGGTCTTGCTAAGTGAAGCGGCGGAAACTACAAAGAACAACTCTCAGCTTCACCTCATTCTTGCGGTTAATTACAGTGGTCAAAACGATCTAGTTCAAGCTTGCCAAAATATCGCACAGAAAGTGAAAGACAGTCTCATTGAACCAGAAGATATCAATAAATTTTTACTTGAAAGGGAGTTGGAAACAAATTGTACTGAGTTTCCAAACCCTGATCTGCTAATACGGACCAGTGGTGAGCTTAGGATTAGTAATTTCTTGTTGTGGCAACTGGCTTACACCGAACTGTATTTCACAAATTCTCTCTGGCCTGATTTTGGAGAAGATGAGTTTGTGAAGGCATTGCTCTCTTTTCAGCAAAGGCAGAGACGATAtggtggaagaagttcttga
- the LOC140818418 gene encoding cis-prenyltransferase 4, chloroplastic-like isoform X1: MAASSFQIHLSPLKHQRFLHAPELSPNTRRPSFSFIPKAFTETEPPGNGVSINGLLPVHYAEEDPSSLPSGLREESMPRHVAVIMDGNRRWARMRGLPAGSGYEAGARALRRVVDLCCKWGIRVLTVFAFSSDNWVRPKMETDFLMGLFDRGLRNELQHLIRGKVHISVIGDCTKLSKPLQVLLSEAAETTKNNSQLHLILAVNYSGQNDLVQACQNIAQKVKDSLIEPEDINKFLLERELETNCTEFPNPDLLIRTSGELRISNFLLWQLAYTELYFTNSLWPDFGEDEFVKALLSFQQRQRRYGGRSS, encoded by the exons ATGGCAGCGAGCTCTTTCCAAATCCATCTTTCACCCCTCAAACATCAGCGCTTCCTTCACGCGCCTGAACTCTCTCCGAACACGCGCCGTCCTTCGTTTTCCTTCATTCCTAAAGCTTTCACGGAGACTGAACCTCCGGGAAACGGCGTATCAATCAATGGCTTGCTGCCTGTTCATTATGCTGAGGAAGACCCGAGTTCGCTTCCTTCAGGGCTCCGGGAGGAGTCGATGCCAAGACATGTGGCGGTGATTATGGACGGGAACCGGAGGTGGGCCCGGATGAGGGGTTTGCCAGCTGGGTCGGGTTACGAGGCCGGGGCTCGGGCTCTAAGGAGAGTCGTGGACTTGTGCTGCAAGTGGGGGATCAGGGTTCTAACGGTCTTTGCTTTCTCATCCGACAATTGGGTTCGTCCCAAA ATGGAAACAGATTTCTTGATGGGATTGTTCGACAGAGGATTGAGAAATGAACTCCAACATTTGATAAG AGGGAAGGTTCACATTTCTGTTATTGGAGACTGCACCAAACTTTCGAAACCACTTCAGGTCTTGCTAAGTGAAGCGGCGGAAACTACAAAGAACAACTCTCAGCTTCACCTCATTCTTGCGGTTAATTACAGTGGTCAAAACGATCTAGTTCAAGCTTGCCAAAATATCGCACAGAAAGTGAAAGACAGTCTCATTGAACCAGAAGATATCAATAAATTTTTACTTGAAAGGGAGTTGGAAACAAATTGTACTGAGTTTCCAAACCCTGATCTGCTAATACGGACCAGTGGTGAGCTTAGGATTAGTAATTTCTTGTTGTGGCAACTGGCTTACACCGAACTGTATTTCACAAATTCTCTCTGGCCTGATTTTGGAGAAGATGAGTTTGTGAAGGCATTGCTCTCTTTTCAGCAAAGGCAGAGACGATAtggtggaagaagttcttga